Genomic window (Marasmius oreades isolate 03SP1 chromosome 3, whole genome shotgun sequence):
AGGGCAATCCTCCTTGGTCGGTGAAATCAGGGAGCCTAGAAGAGCCAACTGATTCATTGCTCGGAACCCCGAGTCGACAGGTCAGTAGGTACGAAGATAATCACGTCCCAAAACTCCGACAGATCGAAGTCGACTGAAGGCTCTCATATTCTGATGAGTGGGAACTGCCCACACAGAAAATACGACTGTTGTTAACTGACTTCCGTGATTCGATTCGGTCATGAGCAACGTCCTCGTAAATACCGATGTGCACATACTTGCATTACTGTATTGCAGTAGGACAACATGCACGGAACCCAGCATCCTTCGAGGTATATTCTGTCAGATGGCTCGTAACAATAGACGTACTTCGCAAAGCTGCGTGAAAATCGCCGCAGAACGCACACACTCCAGAACGGCCCGCATGAGATATCCTTGTGACCACTTGGAGAAAGTTGGTGGAGGCCAATGATATATAGGACGTTGGTGCAGCGTCACCGAATCAAAAAATACCATGCGCCTCTCTCAGGCTGTTTCACTAGCCTTGGTTTTCCTCCCGGTAGTTTTGGGAGCAGAATGCACACTTCGTCCTCTCGGGAAAGGGATCGACGATACTAGCCAGGTTCGTTTCAATATCAGTTGAATGAAGAGCCCGCTGTGAATACGAATACTGATTTCTTCGAACTTGAAAAGGTCGAAGCTGCGATATCGAAATGCGGCAAGTCTGGATCGACGACTTTCAATCCTGGGACCTATAACATTACGAGGTAAGATAGTCAGGATTGGCAAAGAATCTATATGATTGACCTGCTTGCTTCCTTTTCCCTAGGAAGATGACATGGGAGTTGCAAGACTCCAGAGTTGATCTTCATGGTCTCCTCAGTGTGGGTAAATCGTTCACATGGATTCCTAATATATGTTCAAAGGAATTTCAGTTCAAACCGGATGTTGACTTTTGGTTGGATGCAGAAAACACGTACCGTGTGGTTTTCATTCAGGTGAGGTTTGCGTCGATTCGCTCAACACTTTAGTCCGATGGGCGCGAGAGGACAAGTGCAGTCACGCGCGCTTAGCGCTTATCCTCTTCAGCGACCTTTCTCATTCCCATTCCTGGACTAGAGCCAGGCATCTTGGTTCGTCGTTACCGGTAGTAACTTCGTCATCGATGGGCACGGTATTGGTGGCGTTCAAGGAAACGGGCAGGTGTGTTCACGATTACTTCATATCAAAGTATGCCGTATTCATCCCAAATGGCAGACTTGGTGGACGACCTTCACCAACAGGACCAGGCAAGATGGAGACGGTCGACCAATATCTTTCACTCTCAACAATGTCACGAACGGCTTCGTACGCGATTTTCGCGTAGAATCGCCCCCGTTTTGGTGCAATACCGTGTCTCATTCGAAGAATGTGACTTATGATGGAATGCACTGTAATGCGACCAATCAGGATCCCATGTTTGCGGGAAAGAAGTGCGTGGAGTCTTTATTATTTGGGGAAAGCTCATAAATATACAATTACAACTCACATTTAGCATTGTTCCTAATACCGATGGTAGATTTCCAACTCCCGTTTTTAAAAAAAAGCTGTTTGAACTCAATTGAACTGGTAGGTATCAACACCTACAGAAGTGATTCAGTCACCATGCGGAACTGGGACATTACGTCTGGGGACGACTGTCTAGCTATCAAAGGTGTAGGTTACCGCAAACATTTTCATCTATCAACCTCGACACTTAAACCTGGGTAGAATTCAACAAACATCATCGCCGAGAACATCACTTGTCATGGAGGAAACGGGATCGCGTTCGGATCGCTTGGTCAATATGCTAATTTGGTGTGTACCATTTATGTTATCAAGGGCTTGAATTTTTCTGACACTTTGTAGACCGACATTGTCGAGAATGTCCATATGAAGGGGCTGACGGTAAGTGATGCCATCCAGATGGACCGATCACGTTCTCAAGGATGACCAGTTGGAACGGATCGATCCTCGAGTACAACCTAACATGGGTAATGGAGTCGGTTTACTTTCTTTGCCTCCGGCGTGACCGTATCTCAAACGTTCACTTCAAAGGTGTACTTCAAATCGTGGACTGGTACAGTGAACGGACAACCTCCCACCGGTGGAGGTGGCGGTGGAGGTATGATCTCCTATTCACCTGCGATGAAAATGGTTTAAACCATTGATATCAGGTTTCGTGCGGAATGTTACCGCTGAAGATGTCAAGCTCGACCGTGTTGATCGTGCCATTCATCTTTTTCAAACGAACGGAGGCCATTCGTGTGTAtctcgtcctcttcttgaGATGTCCGTTCATTTTTACGTCGCCGCACCAAGGAACGACCTTCCTTCCAAGCTCATGTTTAGCCAACTCCACTTCAAAAACTGGTCAGGGACGACGTTAACCAGTGAAAGTAAGTACCTTTTCTTCGAATCATTAGGTTTTTATCTTTATCACCCTCAAATTTGTAAGTCATCAATTTCAGTTGTAGCCCCGCGGTAGGTTGCGATGTTATAACGTTTGAAGATTTCAACGCAACTGTGCCAGCGGGCCAAACTCCGCAATTTACCTGTCAAAATGTGTCCCACCTATCGGGATTACCGGGTGAGTTTCACTACATTGAGATTGACCTTGGACTGAGTGTCGTTTGGTATAGGTCCTTGCGACTGAAGCTTTACACCAGCGCTGTTCAATGACATTGTTTGATTTGTCTGGATGCATCTGTAAACCTTGCTACAGCCCCTTACACAAGCGAGACGTGAACCGATTGAGTCAATTGACTAAGCGCTTGGAAGCCTGCTTCTCCTGGAACTTCATGTGGGTATCGACTGATGGCCATCCAATCACCTGCCTTCCCGGTGCACCATCAAAGTAACTTGCCTGCTATCTCGGTAAATTGAGGGGATAAAGCTCTCGTAAACTGGTCGAACAAGAAGCAAGCGTCTGACCATCCGGAGCGAAGACCTTGCCGATGCTTTGGGCTATAGCCTGAGCGCTTTTCGATTGTGTCCCAGGCTGATCGGGTTGACATTCAGCCGTGGTACACGGTGAGAAAGGGCAGGTAAAAAAAGCATTGCTTGTAAGGCTCATTCCTAGTGGCCCAAGCTGAACTGTTGACAACGTACTGTCTTGGTTGATCACTACATCGGCGCGGTACTGGTCGTTAGAAGAAATGATTATATTTATACTATTTTTTGGTCGGCCAGCGCGGCTGTTTGGATTATGTAAGAGGCCTCCGCACACAAATGGCGCTTCGACGAGTCCGGGCACGGATTCGGCGGCATTTCTCCCACCCCATGCATTATAAGGACACCACAGCCAAGAAAACATGTTTTtacccaccaccaccctggGCTCATGTCGCAACCTGAGCCGTACAGTTCCGTTCCTTTGGACGAGGCCTCAACGTCGACGCCAACGAGCCCAGCTCACACCCCTCTTCCCCCCGATAATAGCCAGTACCGGTTTCTTGGCCAGAATCCAGATTCCATAAGAGATTCATATGCCTCATCACCGTTAGGTGAAGACGCCTCATCTTCGCGTTCCTTGCAACAGAACGACCCCAAGGATGATTTTAACGTCGCTGAAAAAGGTTTAGTCGAGAGAAGCGCAGGAACGCCCACGTCAAATAGGAAACGAAACCTTATCATAGGCCTAGTGGTTCTCGCAGTCATCATTGTGGTCATTGCCATCGTCGTGCCTGTTACCGTCATCAGGAAGAAGGGGAACGATGATAAGAGCAGTGGTTCAAGTGGCAGTTCCAGTGGCAGCAATGGTGCGGGAGGTAGCTCGGGTGGAAACGGTGGGGGTGTTGTTGTCGCCATTACCGGTGGTGATGGGAGCGACGTCACATTGGAGGATGGCTCAATCTTCAAGTATCAGAATTCTTTTGGAGGTCGTTGGCACTATGATGTCAATGATCCGTTCAATAACGGTGCTCGTCCTCAATCCTGGTCTCCTGCTCTCAATGAGACCTTCAGATATGGTATAGACAAAATCAGAGGGTGCGTGCAACCTCGAGGGTTTTCTCCTTTGCGTACCCGCTGATGGTGATTTGATTATAGGGTCAATCTTGGCGGATGGCTTGTCCTTGAACCCGTGAGTGACCTGTGGTCCATTTGACACAACTCTGATGCGTTATTTCGAGCACAGTTCATGTACGTCTACTCGCATGCACTTTTTGTAGTAGCCTCACGCGGGTCTTTACAGTTGCCCCGCAGTGTTCGAAAAATATCAGCCTCAGGCTGTTGATGAATATACTTTGCATCAGGCTATGGCTGCTGATACCGCCAATGGAGGATTTGCAAAGCTTGAAGAACATTACAAGACCTTCATTGTGAGTATCCACTTTCTGCAAATTTTTCTGGTCAACTCATCTTCTCACAGACCGAAAAAGACTTTGCAGAGATTGCAGGCGCCGGGCTCAACTATGTTCGGCTCCCGCTCCCATACTGGGCTGTGGAAACACACTCAGATGAACCTTTTCTTCCTAAAGTAGCTTGGAAGTATGTCTTTCCCCATCCCAACCTCGTTTCCTCATCAAACCAATGCCTCCCCCAGATACTTCCTGATGGCCGTCCAATGGGCTCGTAAATACGGCTTACGCATCAACCTCGACCTCCACACCGTTCCCGGGAGCCAGAATGATTGGAACCACTCTGGTCGTCGAAACGACGTCAACTTTTTATCCGGATCCATGGGATACGCCAACGCTCAACGGACCCTCGAAATCATCCGGACTCTTGCCGAGTTTATCTCTCAAAAGGAGTATAGGGATGTCGTTACCATATTTGGGTTCATTAACGAACCACGAGCAGTGCTTCTCGGACAGGATTCCATTGCGAGTTTGTACGTGACTGATTTCTTACGATGATAAATGAGTTTCACAGTTTTCCTCAGCTATGCAGAAGCTTACAAAGTCATTCGTGCAGCCAGTGGTCAGGGTCAAGGTCAAGGTCCTTGGGTTGCCTTCCATGATGCCATGATGACCAAATGGGACTGGAGAGGTTTCCTTCGCGGCGGAGATAGAATTGCCCTCGACTCGCACCCTTACACTGCTTTCGGAGATGTTCAAAGCAACGCTGAATGGGACTCCCAATTACAAACACCGTGTAATTGGGGGAAGGAATTCAACCAGTCCATGAGTGATTTCGGGCTTTCGAGTGCTGGGGAGTGGAGTTTGGGAATCAATGATTGTGGGCTCTGGTTAAATGGAATCCCAGAAAAGACGAGGTATGATGGGACATATACTCCCCAACCGTCTGATAGGGTTGGGGATTGCAGTGATTGGACAGAGTGGCAGAACTGGTCAGATTCGAGGAAGGCTGGTGCCAAGAAGTTTGCATTGGCCAGTATGGATGGACTTCAGGTGATTCTCGCTCTCTATATTCCCTGTAGACAAAGACGACGTGCTCACTACAACTCTTCCTAGAACTACTTTTTCTGGACATGGAAGGTCGGAGCTTCTAGCATATCCAACCAAGTCGAATCCCCAGCTTGGTCTTATCAACTAGGACTCGAACACGGATGGATACCCAGGGATCCCCGTGAAGCTGACGGTACATGCGGAAATACTGATCCTTTCACTGGTAATATCGCGCTTTCCACCCCTTCCTCACCGGAGTTCGAGGCTGAGCTAGGGAAGTATCCCTGGCCTCCCGCATCTATCACGATGGCAGGAGCGGCTGTATCAGATCTTCCAAGGTATACTCCAACCGGATCGATTTCTTCGCTGCAGGGTGCGACATTCACGGCCCAAGGGGCAAAACCTACAAAGACCGTCAACTTGGGTAGTGGATGGACGAATGCGGATGATAAGGATGGGGCGATGGTGGAAATACAAGGATGTCAATATCCGGGTGCGTGGGTTGATGGGAAGACTGTGAATTTACCGTTTTGTGCGGGTGCAAAGAGGAGAGAACCAGAGCCACAGCGCACACCTGCGCCATAGGTTTGTGCTTGAACTTTATCATTAGGTATATACTATTTCCACTACATAGTCACTCATTTATCCGGACTCTTTTACATACATACTAGCCTCTTACACGGACGTAACCACCATTTTCTCCTCTAATAATCTATAGTCATTCTACTGATGTTGATACATCATGTACCTGTAGCTACCGCTTATCAGTATGAACTTCCGCTTTGCTTTTACTTGATGACGAAGTTCAATTAGTTTCTTGTCTTCCTCCACCAAAGTCGAGGGTTCCCATTACCGTCCATCTCGACACGACTGTCATTATCTACAGTGCTGCTTGGGACTCACTTAACGCTTCTCAGTCTTCCTGTTTAGAACGTAATCAGGCAATAATTGGAACATTTAGACTGGCGGAAGTCATGATGTCTCCATAGATCATGTCTCGAGATGAAGGCCCAGCGGGGACGCCCTTGTTCCATCTCTCCTTATATCCCCTACATCCCGTCCTCGTAGACTACTATAGAGTCTTCTTCAATGAAGCCTAATCGTCATTCTTTCGGCCTTGATTTTTCAGACAAGAACGCACCAGACCATCCCGACTACGCCAGCGTCTACACCACCCAAGCAGCTCATCTGGAGCGCAATTACTCCGAAAGGCATCGTCCACAAACATTACACGGAAGATTGACTAGGGATCTCTCCGCCCAGGCTGAACTTTTTCAACCAAAGTCATTCGGCAACACAATCCACTTGTGGTTGATCAACGAGGGTGGCAAACAAGTATTCTTTGGAGTTTGGATCCTACTTCATCTATTAGTTGCTACATTTGGTTTTTTAAATTATCAACTCCGAGGTGATTTGACAAACGCTAGACGGATATTTGGAACGCCTTACGGTGAGCCTTTCGTCGTCTCAATGTAAACACGAAACGAACATTGACTGCCTGGTCTTTCTTTCAGTGGTCGCCAGAACAGCTGCTCTCGTCCTCCACATTGACGTTatcttcattctcctcccCGTTTGTCGAAATTTTATCTCCCTTCTTCGCCGAACTCCTCTCAATCACATCATCCCCTTTGATAAAAACATCACATTTCACAAAGCCATCGGCTGGTCCATCCTCACCTGGTCTACCATCCATATCATCGCTCATTTGATCAACTTTACAACCTTAGCATCCGAACTCGCATCCGCCGAGTCCACTAATCGGCGTTTCGTTGAGTTTCTTGCTCTGAATTTCACCACCGGACCAGGCTTGACGGGATGGATCATGACTGCGAATTTATTCACAATTGCCTTTTTTTCGACCGAAAGACAACGAACACGACGGTACGACTGGTTTTGGTACACACACCATTTGTTCTTCGTGTTCTTCGTCAACTGGCAGCTGCATGGAATGTTTTGTATGATCAAGCCTGATCTTCCGCCTTACTGTTCTTGGGAGAATGCTGCCGAGTTCTGGGTGACTTGGTCTTTCGATCTTTGTTCACGTTAAAATGCTAATGTCCGACGTGTACCAGAAATACTGGCTCATTGGAGGTGGTGTTTGGGTTTACGAACGTATCCTCAGGGAGTTCCGCTCGAGGCACATCACCTACATATCTAAAGTGATCCAACACCCCTCCAATGTCATGGAACTCCAAATCAAGAAGGAAAAAACCTTCACACGAGCTGGTCAacacatctttctatcttgcCCTGCGGTGTCTTATTTCCAATGGCATCCTTTTACGTTGACGAGTGCTCCAGAAGAAGACTACCTCTCAGTTCATATTCGTATCGTTGGAGACTTCACTCGTGCGTTGGCCAAATCTGTCGGATGTGATTTTTGTGAGGGTCCAGCAAGACAGCCCGACGGTCGACAGCCAACGTTCAAGGACAAGCTTCGAATCAATCCGATTCTTCCACGGGTGATGGTCGATGGACCGTTTGGAAGTGCTTCCGAGGATTTCATGAATTATGAAACTGTCCTCTTGATGGGTGCAGGCGTTGGAGTTACGCCTTTTGCTTCGTGGGTATCTGTTTTcatacttttttttttgtgtccTGCGGTTGTCCGATCCGAGCTCAAATTTTACTAGTATACTCAAATCCATGTGGTACCGTATGAACCGCTTTAAGTACTCCACACCCATCCGGCTCTCGAAGGTTTACTTCATTTGGGTCATCCGAGACTATAGTCAAGTCGAGTGGTTTCATTCTCTCCTTCAGGCCATCGAAGAACAAGACGTGCAAAGTAAAATTGAAATCAGCATCTATTTGACTGGGGAAGTTGAAGCAGACGATATCAACAACATCATGGTTCTTGACATGGATGGTGAGAATGATGCGATTGCGTCTTTGAGGGCTCCGACACACTTTGGGAGACCAAATTGGGGGAAAGTGTTTGAGAATGTGGCTGTGAAGCATCCGGATGCGGATGTTGGTCTTTTCTTTTGTGGACCGCAGGCGGTATCGAAGGAGCTTCATAGGACGAGTGTTGAGCATTCGAATCCTGCCGCCGGAGGTACGAGGTTCTTCTATAAGAAAGGTGAGCCATACTTGGTGTGCGACGCCATCATTTGGGGTAGCATGCTCACTGCATCGTCACAGAGAATTTCTAACTTCCGTATCCATTTGACAATGCGAATCCATATCGACACAAATATTGGAGGACATACATACAAGGGAGAGAGTAATATATAGGGATAATGTACAAACTGGTGTTTGTAACAGTCAATTCTACTCTATATTGCGAAAACGCCACGAACCcaaaaagaaaaacttatGAGGAAACTAAGAACCGCTTCTCAAAGCGAGCTTGGTCTTCCTCACGACCTGGAAGTACCACACCCAGCAGGTGCATCCTCATTAACCACGTCTCCTCGGGAGCACAATTGATGGGCATCAACTCCCCACTCTTGTCCACCTGAAGCTCGCCTTCCTTCAGATACGACATCGTATACCGTTCGTACAAACCACACAAATCCTTGACTCCGTGGATACCCAAACAGATCGTCGCTAGCTTTCCCAGTGCCTCTTCAAAATCACAATCAGTAGAGTCGAGTACCACAAAGTCCAAACAATCCTTAAGAGGCATTCCAGTCGACAAATTGTGTTGCACGTCGTTGAATATCGTATCTGAAGGAGATGTTGACATCCAAGGCGCGCTCTCCAGCTCCATGCAACTTGACGCCGATCGAGTGCGCGAAGACCATAAGTCCTCTGGAAAATCGACATTCCCTTCGGTGCCACCTTTCCGAATCTTCATCATTAGGTCAGGATGCCGCATACAAGCCGAAATGAAGAGAGGTGATATGGGTTCTTCGATGGCCATCGACCCGGTAAAGGAAATAGCGTTCTGAGTCTCCACCCATAGCGGACTTCCATCTGGTGTTGTCCGTTTTTGCCTAGAGTGGCGAACACCGACGTGATCGAATTGGTTTAGGTGGATTCCGCAGAGGTTTAGGACTTCGATGTTCGCACTGATGGATTTGGAATATTCCGAGGGTGGGATCACGCCGTGAAGTTGCATGAACTTGGAAGAGAGGGATATTGCTTCCGCCTGGGGAGTAGAAGGCGTTAATTATCAGCAACGGAAAGGCATCGAGAACCTACTGatgagaaagcctttcgcaCAGCACATAGACATGATGACGGAAAGAAGACTGCCCAAtgactccaagcacgaaacGGCAGAAATGAAGCACCGCTCAACTTTCGATACAGTCTTCCCCCAAGAAAAGTTACGTATTCATCATTGACATCTTCAGACCGGAGAACATCGTCGATAGCTGCTCGAACACAGTGAACATTAGGTTGCGACAAGAGGTTCATCAACCTTTCCCACACATATATATCCTGGTCAAGGTCCTGTAAGAAGTCTTCCACGGAAGTGTACTGCTGAACAGCGAGGACCAATGTTGCATCAGTAAGAATGCATCGAGCAATGTGTGCGTGAATAATGGCAAGCCGTTCCTCGAAGAATTGTGATTCAGGCGGTGTACACATTCTAGCAATGTAATCCCAGATGCCGATGATCATGGCATATCTCTTCTGTTTCAACGCCTCCTTTACGGGGTCGGGAATCACGACTGGTGTAAGCTTCTTGTGCTTTGGGGTTGGAATCTCGGCTTCTTCTATCACCACTTCAGGATATTCGCAGCAAGCTTCTAGGAATTGAGAGACTTGGCCAGAAGGTTGTTTCCTGTCGAGAATCCAGAATGCACCCATGTCCGATAGGAGCATTTCTTGGAGATGTTCTTCCGTGGCAAACAACAAGGCCTCGACTTCGTTGAACCTCCTTTTTAACGTATGCCCGTAGTCGTGACTGCCAAAGTCCTAAAAGGCAGTGAGTGAACAATAGGAGTACACAAATAAGAAATATACCACAAACCATGTCATCTCCATAAAAACGTGTCCAAAAGCATTCATGTGCGTCGAGACACCTGTTGTAGCTCGAAGCTTAGAACCAGCGGCCTCCGACGAAAGCACAACCTGACCGCTCACTCTCTAACCAGCCAGCGTTTCCTCCTCAACACATCACAGAGCTTTTTTGCAAGAGACGCCTCGAGTGTTCTGATTCGCGTTACGTCGCGTTCCAAGTCACCTTGCGGAAAATTCTCGATGGCTGTTCGGCACGCTTTGAAATTGCTGTACAGTTTGACTCGTTGCTAGAAACAAGAAACAAAAGAAAACGATGGTTTTGATTAAGGTACAGGAATTGGAACCAAATATTACACTCACCTCCTGATGCCGTATACACCATCTACCTTCAAGTGAAGTTTCGTTGCACCGAAAACCGTCAGTGCCTATGGCAGAACACATCGACGAAGAACGACGACGGTAGGGCATTCTCGGGAAAGTCGCAAATATCTTTTCGTATGGCACTACGAATTTAAAAGACAGCCTCGATCCCACCTTACTTGTGGCATTGAGGAGGGGTGGCATTGGGTATCTGGAGGTAACATCAAAAAGACTGATGGCGTTTGGATGCCCCATTCATTATTCTCCTTTGAGATCGTTAGTCTCGATAA
Coding sequences:
- a CDS encoding uncharacterized protein (CAZy:GH28); its protein translation is MHCNATNQDPMFAGKNIVPNTDGINTYRSDSVTMRNWDITSGDDCLAIKGNSTNIIAENITCHGGNGIAFGSLGQYANLTDIVENVHMKGLTLERIDPRVQPNMGNGVYFKSWTGTVNGQPPTGGGGGGGFVRNVTAEDVKLDRVDRAIHLFQTNGGHSNDLPSKLMFSQLHFKNWSGTTLTSEIINFSCSPAVGCDVITFEDFNATVPAGQTPQFTCQNVSHLSGLPGPCD
- a CDS encoding uncharacterized protein (CAZy:GH5); translation: MSQPEPYSSVPLDEASTSTPTSPAHTPLPPDNSQYRFLGQNPDSIRDSYASSPLGEDASSSRSLQQNDPKDDFNVAEKGLVERSAGTPTSNRKRNLIIGLVVLAVIIVVIAIVVPVTVIRKKGNDDKSSGSSGSSSGSNGAGGSSGGNGGGVVVAITGGDGSDVTLEDGSIFKYQNSFGGRWHYDVNDPFNNGARPQSWSPALNETFRYGIDKIRGVNLGGWLVLEPFICPAVFEKYQPQAVDEYTLHQAMAADTANGGFAKLEEHYKTFITEKDFAEIAGAGLNYVRLPLPYWAVETHSDEPFLPKVAWKYFLMAVQWARKYGLRINLDLHTVPGSQNDWNHSGRRNDVNFLSGSMGYANAQRTLEIIRTLAEFISQKEYRDVVTIFGFINEPRAVLLGQDSIASFYAEAYKVIRAASGQGQGQGPWVAFHDAMMTKWDWRGFLRGGDRIALDSHPYTAFGDVQSNAEWDSQLQTPCNWGKEFNQSMSDFGLSSAGEWSLGINDCGLWLNGIPEKTRYDGTYTPQPSDRVGDCSDWTEWQNWSDSRKAGAKKFALASMDGLQNYFFWTWKVGASSISNQVESPAWSYQLGLEHGWIPRDPREADGTCGNTDPFTGNIALSTPSSPEFEAELGKYPWPPASITMAGAAVSDLPRYTPTGSISSLQGATFTAQGAKPTKTVNLGSGWTNADDKDGAMVEIQGCQYPGAWVDGKTVNLPFCAGAKRREPEPQRTPAP